DNA from Bos indicus isolate NIAB-ARS_2022 breed Sahiwal x Tharparkar chromosome 15, NIAB-ARS_B.indTharparkar_mat_pri_1.0, whole genome shotgun sequence:
AGCAAAACAACGGTTGAGTCTTAGTGAATGAGTTTTTAAGCTGAAAAAATGATAATCTCTTAGTCCTTATCATCCAAAATTTAAACTTGGTTGTGTCAGATGAATTAGATTTTTGCTACCACACATGTGCAAGATTTAAAATTACATCTAATGTTATGAGAGCTGTGAACTGTCACTCATCATTTTCCCCAGGACACAGAATGTACTTGGTGAGAAGGGCCGGCGGATCCGGGAATTGACTGCTGTGGTTCAGAAGAGATTTGGCTTCCCTGAAGGCAGTGTAGAGGTGAGTGATCCTGGCTTGGGCCAGAGACTACTCTGGGCATAGAAATGGCTGTTGAGGATGatgttgtgctgtgctttgtcactcagtcctgtccaactctttgtgacccccatggacccaaggcttctctgtccgtggggattcttccaggcaagaatactggagctggttgccttgccctcctccaggggatcttcccaaccgagggattgaacccaggtctcccacattgcaggcagattctttaccatctgagccaccagggaagccctctttaggATGGTACTTCCGAAAACTCATATTATCACCCTGAAAGCTTACTTATGATCAGTGAGTATTACAAATGGATTGGTATTTTGTTGAAGTTCTTTTAATAAGCAGTTGGCAGCCGTTTATGTCCATCTCGGATATAGTAATGATACGTAGGAGAGACTGGCTGCCCATTGATCTCCATGATTTGGCTGtggaaggaggtgggggtgggagaaaaatgaggaatggttcagttcagtctatGTCCCTGAGTGTTTGTTAGATGTGGGCatcaatggcaccccgctccagtactcttgcctggaaaatcccatgaacggaggagcctggtaggctgcatggggtcgctaagagtcggaaacgactgagtggcttcactttcacttttcactttcacgcactggagaaggaaatggcaacccactccagtgttcttgcctggagaatcccagggacggcggggcctggtgggctgccgtctatggggtcgcacagagtcggacacgactgaagcgacttagcagcagcagcagcagcagtccagtgaagggcttcccaggtggcttactggtaaagaatctgcctgctagtgcaggctcagtccccgagtcaggaagatcccctggaggagggcatggtaacccacaccAGGACTCTTGGCCTggagaagaggagcctggtggcctgtagCCAATGGGCTTGCACACTCAGCCACTAAATGAGGACAAGTACAGTGATACATAGAGTGGTGTCTGCTTGAATCATGAATGTGCTGATTTTTAGTTGAAAACAGTGGTGAGTGTAACAAGTTTAAGAATGTGCCTTGTTTCTTTAAAGCTTTATGCTGAAAAGGTAGCCACAAGAGGACTGTGTGCCATTGCCCAGGCAGAGTCTCTACGTTACAAACTCCTAGGAGGCCTTGCTGTGCGGAGGTAAGAGTCCTTATGATTGTGTCCTGTGAATCAGTATATCAACTATTTTGTTAATTTAGTAAGTGGACTGTGACAGGCTCAGCTAGTCTCTGAGGGCTTTAACAATAAGACATTGTCAGTCCATGTTGCAGCCTAGTTAGAAAGACTAGTAAAGACACAAGTGTTTAAAAAAGTGGGTGGTGGTAGTAGAGCACTGTGTGCTTTGGGAGTAGAACGTAGGATGGGGCTGGGAAGTGGTTTGGGTTCATGTTGAAGTCATTCACATACATTGTGTGGTGGTAACTCTGGGTCTCAGACAAGACTCATTGCTCATGAGAGAGCTTAAAATCTAGTCACGTATGCCCTCTAGGTATGTATAGATAGTAATGTGAGGAACAGAAGACATGAGGTGGTTAGATTGGCCCCAGAGCTGGGCTTGCTAATAAGATTTCAGCTGGCAGTTCCTTGAGCAATTTCACTACTTGGAGTAAATGAAGTGCCTTGCTTGGGTGTTGGGAGTTCATTAATCCTTAATGCAGAACCTTGGGAGGTTTTTCAACAGAGGAGGGATGTGAAGGCTGTGCTGTAGTTGGGTTCCCATGGGAGGAATGCCGTAGGCAAGGGTGTGCAGAAGACTGCATACCTGGTTTGACTGCCACCTCCACCACGTAGATCAGTGACACGTCTGGTGCCTGGGCCAGCATCAGTGTTGCCAGTAAGAACTgatgagaaataaacattttccgTTTCCAACCTGGACTCACTGAATTGGGGAGTGGGGGAATACAGCCCAGCAACCTGTCTTCATAAGCCCTCCAGGTGAATTTTGCACGCACTGAAGTTCGAGTGGTTCATTTGGACCTTGAGGCGATTCTATAATGTGCAGTCAAGTTTGGAAAGCACTTGATTAGAAGGAACTTGATGTGTTTCCCTAAGGAGTTCCCTAAGATGGTGTGTGGTGGGAGTGGAAGAAGGTTTCTATCTCTTGGGTCAGGCTCTGGTCAAACTTACTCTGCATTAAAGGGACACTGAAAGTAGTCAAGGGCAGGCTGAGTTCTGTTTTGAAGTGGGGTGGGGTTGAGTGGTCATGTCTGGTGATGACACAAATGGCTCTCTGTCTCTTGTGCGCCCAAAGGGCCTGCtatggtgtgctgcggttcatcaTGGAGAGTGGGGCCAAAGGCTGCGAGGTCGTGGTGTCTGGGAAACTTCGAGGACAGAGGGCTAAATCCATGAAGTTTGTGGATGGCCTCATGATCCACAGTGGGGACCCTGTTAACTACTATGTGGACACCGCCGTGCGCCATGTGCTGCTCAGACAGGGTGAGTAGCCAGGAGTGCTTGGGGCAGTGGCTTAAATGGGTAGGCGTGGTTTTATACCTGCTCTTCAGTGTTTGGGGGATTGGGGGTATAGTGAACATTTTTGCACTCTTCGGGTTCATTGTTTAGCTTCATTGAAGAGAGTTGGTTTGTCCTTGTCTCAGCCACTGGTGTACCCTTCAGTGATGACACGATGACGAGTCAGAAAAGGCACATTCTGCTCTCGGGCCTTGTCAGTGCCACGTTCTGTGGTGCTGTGCATGGGTTCCTTTTGCAGAGTGTCCTGTTCATTGATTGATTAGAGGCATTTGTCTGAGAAGGGGCCAGACACAGGATGCTTGAGTaacctgttcttttctttcttctgctctgtTCTGTTGTGTAGTGGCGGGTAGTGGAACTATAGGTAGGTCTAAACTATGGCATCTTCTAGGTGTGCTGGGCATCAAGGTAAAGATCATGCTGCCTTGGGACCCGACTGGTAAGATTGGCCCTAAGAAGCCTCTGCCTGATCACGTGAGCATTGTGGAACCCAAAGATGAAATACTGCCCACCACCCCCATCTCTGAACAGAAGGGTGGAAAGCCAGAGCCGCCTGCCATGCCCCAGCCGGTACCCACAGCATAATAGGTATGTCTGTAAGGGCCTCTTGGGGCATAATGGAACAGTATTCTACCTAGTGAATAAAAAGTAGATTACGCTTGCTTTACATGAGAGGACACAGATTGGAGCCAGGGACTCATTTAGCCCTGGTATTCTTGAGTGTTTGCACTGTCTTCTTTAGTTCAAAAATTTCAGGTCACTCTTATTAGTAATCAGCTGTTCTTCCCACAATCCGTTAAAACGGTGACAGGCCTCTCCTGTGCCTGGTGCCTGTTGTGGTGTTTGTTTCTGGAtgttctgtgtattgattttcatGTAAACCCGACACTAAGGTGAATTTTCTGTTCTTATTGTATTTTGTCCGCTTTCAGGTCTCCTTGGCCGCTGGATCTGGAATCTGAATGTTGCTCTGCAAAGACctttaataaaatctttttaaaagacatgtgGCCTACTAGACTCTACATCTAGGATTCAGGCTGAGGGCCAGGTCACCCCATGGGAGCACTGCTTGATCGATTCCTAAGAATCGATCACAGCCTGGTTTCCAGTGTTTCTGTGCTTTCCTTAAAAATCCTGTTGGTTTCGGTGTGAGGAGAGGGCAGGTGTGATGAGAGAACCTAAGCAGAAGTAACCAAAGTAACCCTCTCCTTGTGGGGGAGTAAATCTGGTGATGGTGAAGGCTGATAATTTACAGGACAGCACCTTGATCTCCTCAACCTGAAATTCGGGGTTAAGGGAAAGTGAATGCTGAAGAGCCTAATGTTCAGAAGTAGGTTCACCTAAGCATTATAGAGTTGTGATCAGAATCTGCATCTTTGTGTCCTTGTTCTCTTAACCATTATCCTCTAGTAAAGTATAAAGGGTACTTAAATTAACTACCGTTCAGTCTGATGACGTAAAGAGTTTTATACTgatatgtggagaaggcagtggcaccccactccagtacccttgcctggaaaatcccatgatggaggagcctggtaggctgtagtcaatggggttgctaagagtcagacacgactgaagcgacttagcagcagcagcaacatactgaTACGTATTCATAAGAAATTGGATTGTCTTCATTGATTCAGGTGAGACTAGTGAGGGACAGGCTGGCATGCAAATCCTACAAGACTAAAGGTAGTAAATTATGTTGAGAGCATACTGACATCTGTGTTGTCCCCTCTTTAATAGAGCGTTGGATGTTTCTACTGGCTAGACAGTAATACCTTAGTTGTTTTTGTCAGTGTTAGTGGAATTGAGACCATGTCTCGGTGGTAAAAGTACTCCCCTCTAGAATAATAGCTATCGTGTTAATCACCGTTTACTGTTCCATGGAATGGGCTCGTGTATGTATATTTCATCTTGTGGCTAGGAACTAGAGCCTGAATACCAAAACATTCTCCTTACTCTGGGGTGGCACATTTCCAGGAGTGAGTCCTTTCTGAAGCTGAAGAAAGTTTTCTGTAAAGGCCCAGGAGAGGTGGTTGCTGAAAATTGTAGTGTTTGAACTGAGCTAAGCTGAGGTGTCGGAAAagacttaagagtcccttggactgcaaggagatcaaagcagtcaatccaaaacaaatcagtcctgaatattcattggaaggactgatggtaaagttccaatactttggccacctgatgctgggcaagattgaagggaggatgagatggttgaatggcatcactgacttgatggatgagtttgagtaagctctggaagttggtgacagggaagcctggcatgctgcagtccatggggtcacaaaagagtcagacgtgactgatcTGATAGTCAACGTTTTCTATCTCAGAAGgtaatcttttctattttctccctCAGAAACGagatttctatattttatgaaatttttatttcttcagcaaCTTAACTCAGTACAGTAGTGCCTCCACACGCACATCCCTTACTTGCAGCGGATGCACTCCAGGCCCTCCAGGGGTGCCTGATACAGCAGATGGGAAACGATACTACGTTTTTTCCTGTACTAATGGGTGGGTAAATACACAGCATAGATACAttttagactttaaaaagaatccaagacttccttggtggtatagtgggtaagaatccacctgccaattaggggacatgggtttgatcccttgtccaggaaattttacatgctgcagagcaactaaacctgagCACCACAACCACTGGAGCCTacactccgcaacaagagaaaccactgcaatgcgctgcaactagagaaagctgagcgcagcaacaaagaaccagtgCAACCATCAGTAAAAAAGAACAGTGAGTCCATATAGTGATTGTGTAATACCAAGTTTTATTCTGTTGTGTATGAAGTTTCCCTAGTTCCTTTGAAGCCCACTAAGAACTCCAGTTATGTAGCTTACTGAATGGTAACAATTCACATTCGGCAGGCAGTCGGGGGCCCAGAGAGCAGTGGACCAGGAGCCAGGGGTCCCTGTATATATGGTCTAAGCAGTCGTCCTAGGACGTTAGGACACGGCTGTGGCTGTCACCTTTTGCTTGTGTTCCTGTGAGCCTCTCCAGGGATAAGCACTGTCTCCCCTCATCAGGTTCCAAGTCCAGAAGATCTGGGGCAATACGCTTATCAGGCTGGAGTCTCCCATGGTGGGAACGATGGAGCTTCTAAAGGGTGCTGCATCCCACACCATTTTCTCAGATTAGCAGGGGCTGCTTGGAGAAAGCAAACTGGAGATGGCAGACCCAAACTGGAATCGTCCCATGACCTAAGTAAGCAAATCCCAACTCTTGAGTTCCTCATTTGTAAGCatgggagggagaagagaggatCATGATAGCACCTCACAGGTATTATGAGATAGAGATCCAGGAAACCTTGGTTTTAAGGTATTCAGTGGAAGGCTTTTGTTCCAGGCACTGGAGGACACAGCCATGTGAAACACCTCTCTTCCAAAGGCATCCTATGAGTGTGTCACAAGAGACCAGAGGTGTCACACAGAGGCCTGGCCAATTGTCAGGTGATAGGAGGGCTGATGTTAAGTGTACAGGGAGGGAGTGATCAGCTCTGGGGTGGAGGGTGTTAGGTCTGCCCAGGCCTGACACCCGCCTAGACAGCAGGAAAGGGCATTGGCACTTGGCATGAGCAAGCACTGGGACAAATGGCCATCATGGGGGAAACTGGGCAGTCTGCCTGGCTACACAGAAGTGTTTAGCCTGGGGAAGATGCCCACGTCTCTGGGGAAAGCTTGCCCTGCATTTGCTCCTAACTTTCCACTCGCTTTTACCTGGGTAGGCAATACAGCACCTTCTTTGCCTTGTCCTGGTGTTTTCCAttgggtgggaggaggcaggctCTGAAGCTAGGCCTCTATCCCACTGCCCTCCCCTTTTGCCATTATCAGCATGTCCAGATGGTCACAGGGTCCCTAATCTGGGATAATCGGAGGGTAGGAGCTCAGCTGGGACCCAGGCCTTTGTGCTGGGTGTTTTGGGCCAGCCCCAGCTGGAGAGATCATGCAGACAGGGCCCTGGGGCTTTGGAAGATGGAGAACAGCGTGGGGCTGCCCTGTACTGAAGGGGATGGAGGGGCAGATGATAGCTCTTCAAAAGGCAATCTGAGTGCAaataagggaagccccagatgggGCCTGCCAGCTCTGCTGGGCCTCGCCTCAGTCTGTGGTGTCCATCCTTTGTTCCCTTTTTCCTCCACTGGGCGCACCCCTCCCGACCCGACAGTTTTATGTTGCTGCCCCAGAGCCCCAGCCAACCCAGCTGTTTGTAATGGCGTCAAGAGCTTGTGCCCCCCGTTTATGCTGGGGCTGTGGCATGTCCAGATGCAGAGCTGGACTCAATGGTGTCTCAGAGGCCTGTGGCATTGGTGCCCACTACCCTGGGCTTCCAGTTTGCTATGAGCCTTGACCCCAAGTCTGCTCAGGGTTCTGCAACTGTCTTAGTTTTGTTTCCGCTTCTTTCATGAGTGGAGGAACCCCGCCTTGGCCCAGGCTTATAGCAGCGAGCCTGGGTTTGGAATCTGTTTTTAATACCTTTATCCCAGAGTCTGAATCCAAAAGCTTGAGCTTCTGCCTTACGTTTTACAGTTCTGTTTCTGGTCCTCAGACATGTTTGCTTACTTATGAGCCTATGCCTCTTTTTAGTTGTCTGATTTTTGATTTTATCTAtcactgaaagtgttagttgctcagtcatgtctgaccctttgcgaccccttggattgtagcctgccaggctcctttgtccatggaattctccaggtaagaatactggaatgggctgccatttccttctccaaggaatcatcccaacccagggatcgaacccccggtctcctgcattgcaggcagattatttaccatctgagccagcagggctAGGTGGTTAAATGGGAGAGGATGGTTTAGAAAGGGAGAAGCTTTCTGACCAGAAGTGCCTCTTAGATTCTGAAGCTTCATGAAATCTGTGGGCTGTATAgtctaccttcttttttttttttccacccttcCTCTCAGGATCTAAAATAGGAGCCCATGGAGAGGTACCCAGTAAAGTCAGCCCTGGGTGCAGCCTCTGGGACCACGATCCGTCCTCTCAATTCTAACAGGAACTCCGTTATCCCAGGCCCCGGGGCTCAACACTTAGAATCTTAGACCTGAACCCACAGACCCAGCAATGAGTGCAGTCTCACTGCTGGTTGCACCTAAATCCGTAAACCCACATTCTGGATTTCCTAAACTCTGTTTCAGGGGCCTCCAGGCGGAGAATTTCTAACCCACGATTCTGACCCGCCTC
Protein-coding regions in this window:
- the RPS3 gene encoding small ribosomal subunit protein uS3; the protein is MAVQISKKRKFVADGIFKAELNEFLTRELAEDGYSGVEVRVTPTRTEIIILATRTQNVLGEKGRRIRELTAVVQKRFGFPEGSVELYAEKVATRGLCAIAQAESLRYKLLGGLAVRRACYGVLRFIMESGAKGCEVVVSGKLRGQRAKSMKFVDGLMIHSGDPVNYYVDTAVRHVLLRQGVLGIKVKIMLPWDPTGKIGPKKPLPDHVSIVEPKDEILPTTPISEQKGGKPEPPAMPQPVPTA